One window of uncultured Methanoregula sp. genomic DNA carries:
- a CDS encoding molybdopterin biosynthesis protein — MVKRYLSLCSLEEALTRLRSSFAVPERTESVPVIQSAGRVVASPVYAKYSVPEVNISAMDGIAVRSRDTIGATDQAPVTLETFARVNTGNIVPPEFDAVVMIEDTWEAGEKFQIRRSAVPWQHVRPAGEDIRENRLVLPRGHLIRAFDIGALATYGITRVEVRAVHVGIIPTGSELVPLGVRPGPGQVVESNTIMAQVFLGQMGAHCTRLPIVPDDPDLIREALLSAVRANDFVIISAGSSAGTRDFTSSVISSVGELLFHGVAVKPGKPVMLGKIEGKPVLGLPGYPLAAQTALREFAAPLLESWGFAPAPRYPVKVRLSQPLNSDPGFDEFVPVFVGRIGPALWGIPHRKGAGVQMATVKANGYTHIPAPVEGYEAGHELEVLLTTDPGSIDRTLILTGSLDPSLEGLANLVHDQGIFIHASNIGNIGGLLTQKRNACHAVPLSLPAHSLLPECQLMLRNIPTEGLVFVHIATIEQGIASRHSLTFEDLPHVRFINTRKESPARMVLDALLSSKGIKPDDINGYRQEVNGPQAVAAAIRNGFADAGMCTSSVAKASGLTFTPVAFEDYELAVRRDMLNDPRMATLISIIRSPEYRQVLAEMGGYDSSRTGTIRSLAPDCTLTETEPVTNPVGN, encoded by the coding sequence ATGGTGAAACGATATCTCTCGCTCTGTTCGCTTGAAGAGGCGCTCACCCGGTTACGTTCATCGTTTGCGGTCCCGGAACGGACCGAGAGCGTGCCGGTCATCCAGTCAGCAGGCCGCGTGGTTGCATCCCCGGTCTATGCGAAATACTCGGTCCCTGAGGTGAATATCTCCGCCATGGACGGTATTGCGGTGCGGAGCCGGGACACGATCGGCGCAACCGACCAGGCACCGGTTACGCTGGAGACATTTGCCCGGGTCAACACCGGCAACATCGTTCCCCCGGAATTTGACGCCGTAGTAATGATCGAAGATACCTGGGAGGCAGGAGAAAAGTTCCAGATCCGCAGGTCAGCAGTCCCGTGGCAGCACGTGAGGCCGGCTGGGGAGGATATCCGGGAGAACCGGCTCGTCCTCCCGCGGGGCCACCTGATCCGGGCGTTCGATATCGGGGCGCTGGCAACGTACGGGATCACCCGGGTGGAGGTCCGGGCCGTGCATGTCGGCATCATCCCGACCGGCAGCGAACTCGTCCCGCTCGGGGTCCGGCCGGGTCCCGGGCAGGTCGTGGAGAGCAACACGATCATGGCCCAGGTCTTCCTTGGCCAGATGGGGGCGCACTGCACACGGCTCCCGATAGTTCCCGACGATCCTGACCTGATCCGGGAGGCACTCCTCTCCGCGGTCAGGGCAAACGATTTCGTGATCATCTCCGCTGGGTCTTCGGCAGGAACCCGGGATTTTACGTCAAGCGTGATCAGCTCGGTCGGGGAGCTCCTCTTCCACGGGGTTGCCGTCAAGCCGGGAAAGCCGGTGATGCTCGGGAAGATCGAGGGGAAACCCGTTCTCGGGCTTCCCGGCTACCCGCTCGCGGCCCAGACCGCACTCCGGGAATTTGCCGCCCCTCTCCTCGAATCGTGGGGATTTGCCCCGGCACCCCGCTACCCGGTAAAGGTCCGGCTCTCCCAGCCCCTGAACTCCGATCCCGGCTTTGATGAGTTCGTACCGGTCTTTGTCGGACGCATAGGCCCTGCGCTGTGGGGAATTCCCCACCGGAAAGGAGCCGGGGTCCAGATGGCAACCGTGAAAGCCAATGGTTACACCCATATCCCTGCACCGGTCGAGGGGTACGAGGCCGGCCACGAACTCGAAGTCCTGCTCACCACCGATCCGGGCAGCATCGATCGGACGCTCATCCTTACCGGGTCGCTCGATCCATCGCTCGAAGGCCTCGCGAACCTTGTCCATGACCAGGGTATCTTCATCCACGCGAGCAATATCGGCAACATCGGCGGCCTTCTCACCCAGAAACGCAATGCCTGCCACGCCGTCCCCTTAAGCCTCCCCGCTCACTCCCTCCTCCCGGAATGCCAGCTGATGCTGCGGAATATCCCGACGGAGGGGCTCGTCTTTGTCCATATCGCAACGATCGAGCAGGGCATCGCTTCCCGCCACAGTCTCACCTTTGAAGACCTGCCGCACGTCCGGTTCATCAATACCCGGAAAGAATCGCCGGCCCGCATGGTCCTCGATGCGCTCCTGAGTTCAAAGGGCATTAAGCCGGACGACATCAACGGGTACCGGCAGGAAGTCAATGGCCCCCAGGCAGTTGCCGCCGCGATCCGGAACGGGTTTGCCGATGCCGGCATGTGCACATCCAGCGTGGCAAAGGCAAGCGGCCTCACCTTCACCCCGGTTGCGTTCGAGGATTACGAACTCGCGGTCCGGCGGGATATGCTGAACGATCCCCGGATGGCAACCCTCATCTCCATAATCAGGTCCCCGGAATACCGCCAGGTCCTCGCAGAAATGGGAGGATACGATTCTTCCCGGACCGGCACTATCCGGAGCCTTGCTCCGGACTGCACGCTCACTGAAACGGAACCCGTGACGAACCCTGTCGGGAACTGA
- a CDS encoding substrate-binding domain-containing protein, translating into MTKTVHVGIITMMIAVLFVAACLAGCTSQAPSNTTATTAATPVATESAQQKLVIATTTSLYDTGLLNYLQPKFESKYNVKLLITSQGTGKAIELAKRGDADVLLVHSPSQELAFMKGGNGIDRRSFASNSFMIVGPAKDPAGIVNMTPENAFTTILLKGTNSTADVAFVSRGDGSGTHSAEQKIWSNAGYNYTMNVEKSGKWYVEAGKGMGETLQMASEKGAYTLTDEGTYLAYKNNLTVVPLITKGSSLLNIYSVMAVYNDKQPVDKIKMADNFINFLISPETQADIGNYGVDKYGKALFIPMSVSVPTAPAGYVGDYSTPATDLTPAPVATTVAVAANVTAAKA; encoded by the coding sequence ATGACAAAAACTGTGCATGTTGGAATTATTACCATGATGATTGCCGTCCTGTTCGTTGCCGCCTGTTTGGCCGGCTGCACCAGCCAGGCACCGTCAAATACCACGGCAACGACCGCGGCAACACCGGTCGCAACGGAGAGCGCACAGCAGAAACTCGTTATCGCCACGACTACCAGTCTCTACGATACCGGCCTGCTCAATTATCTCCAGCCGAAGTTTGAATCCAAGTACAATGTCAAGCTCCTGATCACCTCGCAGGGAACAGGTAAGGCAATCGAGCTCGCAAAGCGTGGCGACGCCGATGTCCTCCTCGTCCACTCCCCCAGCCAGGAACTGGCATTCATGAAGGGAGGGAACGGTATCGACCGCAGGTCGTTTGCCTCGAACTCGTTCATGATCGTAGGCCCGGCCAAGGACCCCGCCGGCATTGTGAACATGACACCCGAGAATGCATTTACAACCATCCTCCTTAAGGGAACAAACAGCACCGCAGACGTTGCCTTTGTCTCACGCGGCGATGGCTCGGGAACCCACTCTGCCGAGCAGAAGATCTGGTCCAATGCCGGTTACAACTACACCATGAACGTGGAAAAGTCCGGCAAGTGGTATGTCGAGGCCGGTAAGGGAATGGGAGAGACCCTCCAGATGGCAAGCGAGAAGGGCGCATATACACTGACCGACGAAGGAACCTACCTTGCGTACAAGAACAACTTGACCGTTGTCCCGCTCATCACCAAGGGTTCGAGCCTGCTCAACATCTACAGCGTGATGGCAGTGTACAACGACAAGCAGCCGGTCGACAAGATCAAGATGGCGGACAATTTCATCAACTTCCTCATCTCGCCCGAGACCCAGGCGGATATCGGTAACTACGGGGTTGACAAGTACGGAAAAGCCCTGTTCATCCCGATGAGCGTCAGTGTCCCGACTGCCCCGGCAGGATACGTGGGAGACTATTCCACACCGGCAACGGATCTTACTCCGGCACCGGTTGCAACCACGGTCGCTGTAGCCGCAAATGTCACTGCGGCAAAAGCATAA
- a CDS encoding putative sulfate/molybdate transporter translates to MSEPPLPQIRFSLSELAGSLGDFGTIIPLILAVALVSDVNARYILLFFGIWFILTGLYYRLPIPLEPMKAVAVIVIAGTIGSGEIAAAGLILGVIFLVLGYGRFFGIIEKWVPQSVVRGIQLGLALLLFKSSIGFVVKDPTFFVVGVAIIAAFLLLTRYRNIPDLSAIVVIAVGLVAGIAISGWPPISLIPPPTLVFPLPLDFSTAFSTLVLPQVVLTITNAILATSLLTKDLFAHDIPPKKFSTTIGLMNLTSVPFGGFPMCHGAGGLAGQYRYGARTGGANVYAGLIFIILALFFTSPQVLSIIAVGVLGALLVFVGIEMSRHSFKTDSLIVTVVIGVLALVSSMTLAFIAGMIIAYLDLWIRKKRAPGHC, encoded by the coding sequence GTGTCCGAACCGCCTCTCCCCCAGATTCGCTTCAGTCTCTCGGAGCTGGCGGGATCGCTGGGGGATTTCGGCACGATCATCCCCCTCATCCTCGCCGTGGCACTGGTCTCGGATGTCAATGCCCGCTACATCCTCCTCTTCTTTGGGATCTGGTTCATTCTCACCGGCCTGTATTACCGTCTCCCCATACCACTCGAACCCATGAAAGCCGTGGCGGTGATCGTTATTGCCGGAACAATCGGGAGCGGCGAGATTGCAGCGGCCGGGCTCATCCTCGGGGTTATCTTCCTCGTGCTCGGGTACGGCCGCTTCTTCGGCATCATCGAAAAATGGGTGCCGCAGAGCGTGGTCCGGGGCATCCAGCTGGGCCTTGCCCTCCTCCTCTTCAAATCCTCGATCGGGTTTGTGGTCAAAGACCCGACGTTCTTTGTCGTGGGGGTTGCCATCATCGCGGCATTTCTCCTGCTCACCCGGTACCGGAACATCCCCGACCTGTCGGCAATCGTTGTCATTGCCGTCGGGCTCGTGGCGGGGATCGCCATCTCCGGCTGGCCCCCCATCAGCCTGATCCCGCCGCCCACGCTGGTCTTCCCCCTGCCGCTGGATTTCTCCACGGCGTTTTCCACGCTCGTGCTCCCGCAGGTAGTCCTGACGATAACCAACGCGATCCTTGCCACCTCGCTCCTGACAAAAGACCTCTTCGCCCACGACATCCCGCCCAAGAAATTTTCAACCACGATCGGCCTGATGAACCTCACGTCCGTTCCGTTCGGGGGGTTCCCGATGTGCCACGGGGCAGGAGGGCTTGCAGGACAGTACCGGTACGGGGCCCGGACCGGGGGAGCGAACGTGTACGCGGGCCTGATCTTCATCATCCTCGCCCTCTTCTTCACCTCGCCGCAGGTGCTCTCGATCATTGCCGTCGGGGTTCTCGGGGCTCTCCTTGTCTTTGTCGGGATCGAGATGAGCCGCCACAGCTTCAAGACCGATTCCCTTATCGTCACCGTGGTCATCGGGGTGCTCGCGCTGGTCAGCTCCATGACGCTTGCATTCATTGCAGGGATGATCATCGCCTACCTTGATCTCTGGATCCGGAAAAAACGGGCACCCGGGCACTGCTGA
- a CDS encoding ABC transporter permease translates to MDDIIQGVTAAVNLIVTLNPEVLQIAGLSLYISLTASFLAALVSIPLGGLIHFHEFYGKRALIILIQTLYSVPTVVVGLILYLLLSRSGPLGFLGLLWSPEGMILGQTLLIIPIMLGLVISALGGVDRNISDTLVALGATEFQKIFQIVREARYAILSAVVLGFGRAIAEVGVAMMIGGNILHQTRVLTTAIALQTGIGDFAFSIALGIILLAVALVVVLILNLITSGKLGDMERILGGSPRE, encoded by the coding sequence GTGGACGATATCATCCAGGGGGTAACGGCGGCGGTCAACCTCATTGTCACCCTCAACCCGGAAGTCCTGCAGATCGCCGGGCTTTCATTATATATCTCCCTGACGGCATCGTTCCTCGCGGCCCTCGTATCGATTCCGCTCGGGGGGCTTATTCACTTTCATGAATTTTATGGCAAACGGGCCCTCATCATCCTCATCCAGACCCTCTATTCGGTCCCTACGGTCGTAGTCGGCCTCATCCTCTATCTCCTGTTATCCCGGAGCGGCCCGCTGGGATTCCTCGGTCTCCTCTGGTCCCCCGAAGGCATGATCCTCGGCCAGACACTCCTCATCATTCCCATCATGCTGGGTCTGGTCATATCGGCTCTCGGGGGAGTTGACCGGAACATCAGCGACACGCTGGTGGCCCTGGGAGCAACGGAGTTCCAGAAGATCTTCCAGATTGTGAGGGAGGCCCGGTACGCCATCCTGAGTGCCGTGGTCCTCGGCTTCGGGCGGGCCATTGCCGAAGTAGGAGTTGCCATGATGATCGGGGGAAATATCCTGCACCAGACCCGGGTCCTGACAACCGCAATAGCCCTCCAGACCGGTATCGGCGACTTTGCCTTCTCGATAGCTCTTGGGATCATTCTCCTCGCCGTTGCCCTGGTTGTCGTCCTGATCCTCAACCTCATCACTTCCGGCAAACTGGGTGATATGGAGCGAATCCTGGGGGGATCGCCACGGGAGTAA
- a CDS encoding ABC transporter ATP-binding protein, with the protein MLDKVSLEIRRGEIFTLIGPSGSGKTTLIRLMDLLDRPTSGTILFDGTDAGGTEQVRLALRRRMGMVFQKPAVLNVSVAENVGFGLKFRGTDRSTIARKVKESLDLVGLAHLADRRAVTLSGGEMQRVALARAMVTEPDVLLLDEPTANLDPVSSEVIENLIIRINRELHTTVVMSTHDMIQGQRLADRIGVIIGGKLAQVGSTNDIFYQPNGSEIARFVGIDTILHGIVENNDAGHATIRVGGTIFEAITPIPAGRRVSLYIRPEDVTLMHPEAGLQKTSVRNHLGGTITRMIPYGPFIRVIVDCGSPITVLITRRSCEELGFAQGSPVIAGIKATSIHVLAEEAKTIQ; encoded by the coding sequence ATCCTCGACAAGGTCAGCCTCGAAATCCGCAGGGGCGAGATCTTCACGCTGATAGGCCCGAGCGGGAGCGGGAAGACCACCCTCATCCGGCTCATGGATCTGCTCGACAGGCCAACATCGGGAACTATCCTTTTCGATGGCACAGATGCCGGCGGGACAGAACAGGTGAGACTTGCACTTCGCCGGCGCATGGGCATGGTGTTCCAGAAACCGGCTGTGCTCAATGTATCGGTTGCCGAAAATGTCGGGTTCGGGCTGAAATTCCGGGGTACTGACCGATCAACGATCGCAAGAAAGGTGAAAGAATCCCTGGACCTCGTAGGCCTTGCCCACCTGGCTGACCGGCGGGCAGTAACCCTGTCGGGCGGCGAGATGCAGCGCGTTGCCCTGGCCCGGGCCATGGTCACGGAACCCGACGTGCTCCTGCTGGATGAGCCGACCGCAAACCTTGACCCGGTCTCGTCGGAAGTGATCGAGAACCTGATCATCCGGATCAACAGGGAGCTGCATACCACCGTGGTCATGTCAACCCACGACATGATCCAGGGGCAGCGCCTTGCCGACCGGATTGGGGTTATCATCGGGGGAAAACTCGCCCAGGTCGGCTCCACGAACGATATCTTCTACCAGCCAAACGGGAGCGAGATCGCCCGGTTCGTGGGGATCGACACGATCCTCCACGGGATTGTAGAGAACAATGATGCAGGCCACGCCACCATCAGGGTCGGCGGTACCATCTTCGAAGCCATCACCCCGATTCCGGCGGGCCGCAGGGTCTCCCTCTACATACGCCCGGAAGATGTCACCCTCATGCACCCGGAGGCGGGTTTGCAGAAGACGAGCGTGCGGAACCACCTGGGCGGGACGATAACGAGGATGATCCCGTACGGGCCGTTCATCCGGGTCATCGTGGATTGCGGCTCCCCGATTACGGTCCTGATCACGAGGCGGTCATGCGAGGAACTCGGGTTTGCACAGGGGTCGCCGGTCATTGCCGGCATCAAGGCCACTTCCATCCATGTACTTGCCGAAGAGGCAAAAACCATTCAATAA
- a CDS encoding MBL fold metallo-hydrolase translates to MRCTVLASGSKGNSVIIEGDAGSILIDAGLSAKELLARMTRAGIDPEHLQAILVTHEHGDHIRGLDVISRKLDLPVYATEGTLADFLNHRRTSAKPLESRVCRYNEAFMAGDFSIEPFATSHDAAEPCGFIITEKDCRIGYCTDTGIMTPRMLDLLRQCDGIVLESNHCPDMLQNGPYPESLKRRIRSKRGHLSNPAAAACLQDFGKDVPEVILAHLSEMNNTPEKAKGSAREGLGLFYEEKRVIVATQTGTSPACPQCLRL, encoded by the coding sequence ATGCGTTGTACGGTTCTTGCAAGCGGGAGCAAAGGAAACTCGGTAATCATTGAAGGGGATGCCGGAAGCATTCTCATCGATGCGGGGCTGAGTGCGAAGGAGCTGCTCGCCAGGATGACCCGGGCCGGCATCGACCCGGAGCACCTGCAGGCTATTCTCGTCACCCACGAACACGGGGACCATATCCGCGGCCTCGATGTCATCTCCCGCAAACTCGACCTCCCGGTCTATGCAACGGAGGGAACACTTGCGGATTTCCTCAACCACCGGCGGACCTCCGCAAAACCCCTGGAAAGCCGGGTGTGCCGGTACAATGAAGCGTTCATGGCAGGGGATTTTTCTATCGAACCGTTTGCAACTTCCCACGATGCCGCGGAGCCGTGCGGGTTCATCATCACCGAGAAAGACTGCCGGATCGGGTACTGCACGGACACCGGTATCATGACACCCCGGATGCTCGACCTGCTCCGGCAGTGCGACGGCATTGTGCTCGAAAGCAATCACTGCCCCGACATGCTCCAGAACGGCCCGTACCCCGAATCCCTCAAGCGCCGCATCCGCTCAAAGCGGGGGCACCTCTCGAACCCGGCAGCGGCTGCGTGCCTGCAGGACTTCGGGAAGGATGTTCCCGAAGTTATCCTCGCCCACTTAAGCGAGATGAACAATACTCCCGAGAAAGCAAAGGGAAGTGCACGGGAAGGCCTCGGACTCTTTTACGAAGAAAAACGCGTGATCGTTGCCACCCAGACCGGAACCTCCCCTGCCTGCCCGCAGTGTCTCCGGTTATAA
- a CDS encoding ATP-dependent DNA ligase translates to MLFMDFSRCCERLEGTAGRLDMIAIISEVLPGLSDEELPVFVRFVMGRIFPDWSSQKLGIGPNLLYEAIGYVAGIKKEEVIERINKTGDVGQAVEDLLSAKSQMTFFHEELDLVHVYSALISIAGQEGKKSQREKLLEVRRLLANAHPLEGRYLARIMLEELRIGVGEGSVREAVAKAFSVDSALVEHAMQALNDMGEVARLAKIGADALEDVHITPFHPLRMMLAQQGTIPGMIEEHGSVAAEFKYDGSRFQFHKKGNWARLYSRRLEDVTAALPDVIQQLMAATDHDVILDGEVIAVKDGKPMPFQSVLRRFRRRHDVAEATEAIEMVPNVFDILYLDGETLIDLPLTERRKHLESTVRQYVAPQVVSSDPQVIEKTYADALAAGHEGIMIKVPTSPYTPGQRGKNWIKIKPQVDTLDLAVIGAEWGEGKRAHVFGSFLVACQDAGKLVPLSRVATGFSDEQLSEVYELLKESIIAKSGKEVTFEPSLVFEVGYAELQASQNYKGGFALRFPRFIRIRDDKDIDDIETIESIRERYLRQANSAQAYQN, encoded by the coding sequence ATGCTCTTTATGGACTTTTCCCGGTGCTGCGAACGGCTCGAAGGTACAGCCGGCCGGCTTGACATGATTGCCATCATCAGCGAGGTCCTGCCCGGGCTCTCGGACGAGGAGCTGCCGGTCTTTGTCCGCTTTGTCATGGGCCGGATCTTCCCCGACTGGAGTTCGCAGAAACTCGGCATAGGCCCAAACCTCCTCTACGAGGCGATCGGGTACGTGGCGGGGATAAAAAAAGAGGAAGTAATCGAGCGGATCAATAAAACCGGGGATGTCGGGCAGGCAGTTGAGGACCTGCTCTCGGCCAAGTCCCAGATGACGTTCTTCCACGAGGAACTGGACCTCGTGCATGTGTACAGCGCCCTGATCAGTATCGCCGGGCAGGAGGGGAAAAAGTCCCAGCGGGAGAAACTGCTCGAAGTCCGCAGGCTCCTTGCAAACGCCCACCCGCTCGAAGGCCGGTACCTGGCCCGGATCATGCTCGAAGAGCTCCGGATTGGTGTAGGAGAGGGCAGCGTGCGGGAGGCGGTTGCAAAGGCATTTTCCGTGGATTCCGCACTCGTGGAACATGCCATGCAGGCGCTCAACGATATGGGCGAGGTTGCCCGGCTCGCAAAGATTGGAGCGGATGCACTCGAGGATGTCCACATCACCCCGTTCCACCCCCTGCGGATGATGCTCGCCCAGCAGGGCACCATTCCCGGGATGATAGAAGAGCACGGGTCAGTTGCCGCGGAATTCAAGTATGACGGCTCCCGCTTCCAGTTCCACAAGAAAGGCAACTGGGCCCGGCTCTATTCCCGCAGGCTCGAAGACGTGACTGCAGCGCTGCCGGACGTGATACAGCAGCTGATGGCTGCAACCGATCACGATGTTATTCTTGATGGCGAAGTCATCGCGGTCAAGGATGGGAAACCCATGCCGTTCCAGTCCGTACTGCGCAGGTTCCGCCGCAGGCACGATGTCGCTGAGGCAACCGAGGCCATCGAGATGGTGCCCAATGTCTTCGATATCCTCTATCTCGACGGCGAGACGCTTATCGACCTCCCCCTTACCGAGAGGCGGAAGCACCTGGAGAGCACGGTCCGCCAGTACGTTGCCCCGCAGGTCGTGAGCAGCGACCCGCAGGTAATCGAAAAGACGTACGCCGATGCGCTTGCTGCCGGCCACGAAGGGATCATGATCAAGGTGCCCACGTCCCCTTACACGCCGGGGCAGCGGGGCAAGAACTGGATCAAGATCAAGCCGCAGGTGGATACCCTTGACCTTGCCGTCATAGGAGCTGAATGGGGCGAAGGCAAACGGGCGCATGTCTTCGGGTCATTCCTTGTTGCCTGCCAGGATGCCGGGAAACTGGTCCCGCTGAGCAGGGTTGCAACCGGGTTCTCGGACGAGCAGCTCTCCGAGGTGTACGAACTCTTAAAAGAGAGTATCATCGCTAAATCCGGCAAGGAAGTCACGTTCGAACCATCGCTGGTGTTTGAAGTGGGGTACGCGGAACTCCAGGCAAGCCAGAATTACAAAGGCGGGTTTGCCCTCAGGTTCCCGCGGTTCATCCGCATCCGGGACGACAAGGATATTGACGATATCGAGACCATCGAGAGTATCCGCGAGCGTTACCTGCGCCAGGCCAATTCAGCGCAGGCCTATCAGAACTGA
- a CDS encoding glycosyltransferase family protein, protein MKILFVVCGEGLGHASRSLHLGHYMQLQGHTIHFAGYGKSYDFMHQHGCTNLHLIPREVCLEGEGGFFNLKKTLWCSRSLPFALLKSAAAVRRLIIEYDFDCVVCDTMYGGVFSAWIRRVPVVFITNQNHFNGHEGRTNPVWRILNLLIRRYLRFASRVIIPDYPPPDTVSEYNLQVPRGEEHRYTFTGPFYEFDPAKYTYDTKTIFTSFGGEPYKLPMYLMLKSIADQHKEQFFDVFYTGPQIPESSDNFASHGYVPNLYEHLALAKIAIVHGGLTTLHEALLFEKPVLIIMDPNHPEQQNNAKKIVDMGAGIAIDGRNISKEVLEEKIAETGLITPRPFRATHAGINGRKTAAAIIIGLCRPRQS, encoded by the coding sequence ATGAAGATCCTCTTTGTTGTCTGTGGTGAGGGGCTCGGGCATGCATCCCGCAGTCTCCATCTCGGGCACTACATGCAGCTGCAGGGGCATACCATCCATTTTGCCGGGTACGGCAAATCCTACGATTTTATGCATCAGCACGGATGCACGAACCTGCACCTCATCCCCCGCGAGGTCTGCCTCGAAGGTGAAGGAGGATTTTTCAACCTGAAAAAGACCCTCTGGTGTTCCCGGTCCCTGCCGTTTGCCCTGCTTAAGTCTGCAGCAGCAGTCCGCCGTCTCATTATCGAATACGACTTCGACTGCGTTGTCTGCGACACGATGTACGGGGGTGTATTCTCTGCCTGGATCCGCAGGGTCCCGGTGGTCTTCATCACCAACCAGAACCATTTCAACGGGCACGAAGGCAGGACCAACCCGGTCTGGCGGATCCTCAATCTCCTGATCCGGCGCTATCTCCGTTTCGCGAGCCGGGTCATCATACCTGACTACCCCCCGCCGGATACCGTGAGCGAATACAATCTCCAGGTGCCCCGGGGCGAGGAACACCGCTACACGTTCACGGGTCCGTTTTATGAATTTGATCCTGCAAAATACACGTACGATACGAAAACGATCTTCACCAGTTTCGGTGGCGAGCCCTACAAGCTCCCCATGTACCTGATGCTCAAGTCTATCGCCGACCAGCACAAGGAGCAGTTCTTCGATGTCTTTTATACCGGCCCGCAGATCCCCGAATCCTCCGATAACTTCGCCTCCCACGGCTATGTGCCCAACCTCTACGAGCACCTGGCCCTTGCAAAGATCGCGATCGTTCACGGGGGTCTTACCACGCTCCACGAGGCCCTGCTGTTCGAGAAACCCGTCCTGATCATCATGGACCCGAACCACCCCGAACAGCAGAACAATGCAAAAAAGATCGTGGACATGGGGGCGGGTATTGCCATCGACGGCAGGAACATCTCAAAAGAAGTGCTTGAGGAAAAGATCGCCGAGACCGGCCTCATCACCCCGCGACCCTTCCGGGCCACCCATGCCGGCATCAACGGGAGAAAAACCGCTGCCGCGATCATTATCGGGTTATGCAGGCCCCGGCAGTCTTAA
- a CDS encoding PspC domain-containing protein: MKTLNRPKTGRMIAGVCAGIGEHLDIDPTVVRLIWAALTLLSLGTGILVYIIAWILIPESPQDPPMVLPPP, from the coding sequence ATGAAAACCCTGAACCGCCCGAAAACCGGAAGGATGATTGCCGGAGTATGCGCGGGGATCGGGGAGCACCTTGACATTGACCCGACCGTTGTCCGGCTGATATGGGCGGCACTTACCCTCCTCTCGCTCGGGACCGGTATCCTCGTCTATATCATTGCCTGGATCCTCATCCCGGAATCCCCGCAGGATCCCCCGATGGTGCTCCCGCCCCCATGA
- the msrA gene encoding peptide-methionine (S)-S-oxide reductase MsrA, with protein MAETGEVKTATFGAGCFWGVEAAFRKVDGVIGTAAGYMGGFVKNPTYEQVCTGETGHAEVVQVTFDPAKVSYEQLLEVFWSIHDPTQLNRQGPDTGANYRSVIFYHDPGQAKSARASKLDQEVSGRFGFGKIVTVIQPAAEFYRAEKYHQQYFEKHGGHCHI; from the coding sequence ATGGCAGAAACGGGAGAGGTAAAAACGGCAACGTTCGGGGCCGGTTGTTTCTGGGGCGTAGAGGCTGCGTTCCGCAAGGTGGACGGGGTTATCGGAACTGCGGCCGGGTACATGGGAGGATTTGTCAAAAACCCCACGTACGAGCAGGTCTGTACAGGTGAGACCGGGCATGCCGAGGTCGTGCAGGTGACCTTTGATCCCGCAAAGGTCAGTTACGAGCAGCTGCTCGAGGTGTTCTGGTCGATCCATGACCCCACACAGCTCAACCGCCAGGGGCCGGACACCGGGGCCAACTACCGGTCGGTGATCTTTTACCACGATCCCGGGCAGGCAAAGTCAGCGCGGGCATCGAAACTGGACCAGGAAGTATCCGGGAGATTCGGGTTTGGCAAGATCGTAACGGTCATCCAGCCGGCAGCCGAGTTTTACCGCGCCGAGAAATACCACCAGCAGTACTTTGAAAAACACGGCGGGCACTGCCACATCTGA